The Bubalus kerabau isolate K-KA32 ecotype Philippines breed swamp buffalo chromosome X, PCC_UOA_SB_1v2, whole genome shotgun sequence genome has a segment encoding these proteins:
- the TEX13C gene encoding putative testis-expressed protein 13C — MAVDFGDNASGFRHMDVIRFINNEVLENGGGPNFYMALRSRPWNEIEDQLQIVVADPRVPHTVKRACAWSALALSVRVGARQWEQQAYHIRQLQKQVREQEAASRALANELKRLREAREERDKAVVHRSAWFTLKQVMDERDMLRGRLLQLERAAQLAPVAHEMLPGPGAEQLGATAWPMTVPEQGKMVAVGAQGMPHSESQMAAPAAVVYVPGPQSSFAQEVQPLPPMMVPHPFPCHESFPPGYPYMTPLPPLAVMEGGAVTAAAVPVAVTPQVPPLGIYPLGQWAAVGAQEEMAPPCDPSFYAQEEYSENIQGGSAQEACRSHNQEKGAVCAQGMSSLQDSRSHSREEGAVCPQGMSSVGESRSHSREEGAVCPQGMSSVGESRSHSREEGAVCPQGMSSVGESRSHSQEEGAVCPQGMSSLWDSRSQSREEGAVCPQGMASVGESRSHSQEEGAVCPQGMSFLRDSRSHSQEEGAVCPQGMSSLRDSRSQSREEGAVCPQGMSFLRESRSHSREEGAVCPQGMSSVGESRSHSQEEGAVRPQGMSFLWDSRSQSREESAVCPQGMSFLWDSRSQSREEGAVCPQGMSSLQDSRSQSREEGAVYPQGMSFLRDSRSHSQEEGAVRPQEMSSLWESRSHSQEEGAVCPQGMSSLRESRSHSQEEGAVRPQGMSSLWGSRSHSREEGAVCPQGMSFLRGSRSHSQEEGAVRPQEMSSLLESRSHSQEEGAVCPQGMSSLRESRSHSQEEGAVCPQGMSSLWDSRSHSREEGAVCPQGMSFLRDSRSYSQEEGAVRPQEMSSLRGSRSHSQEEGAVCPQGMSSLRESRSHSQEEGAVCPQGMSFLRDSRSHSQEEGAVRPQEMSSLWGSRSHSREEGALRPQEMSSLWGSRSHSREEGAVRPQEMSSLRESRSHSQEEGAVCPQGMSSLRESRSHSREEDAVRPQEMSSLRESRSHSREEGAVCPQGMSSLGDSRSHSREKGAVCPQGTVPQGDSRSHSQEEGPVCPQGTVPHGDSRSHSQKECPVMPQEKCSMSSSKFPKQEGPEKPQGTCPLWYSKSYTVKKSSRKQEQKAKQPKEKNSSDTQHQQKPTIPPNQNCWECLRCKAVNFPWRKSCYKCKNVCRAFESGGLDPGEAH, encoded by the coding sequence ATGGCTGTGGACTTTGGGGACAATGCCAGTGGCTTTCGCCACATGGATGTAATCCGGTTCATCAACAATGAGGTCCTCGAGAACGGGGGTGGCCCCAATTTTTACATGGCCTTACGGTCGCGACCCTGGAACGAGATAGAGGATCAGCTGCAAATCGTGGTTGCTGACCCGCGGGTGCCGCACACCGTCAAGAGGGCCTGTGCCTGGAGCGCACTGGCATTGAGCGTCCGTGTGGGCGCAAGGCAGTGGGAGCAGCAGGCTTACCATATCAGGCAGCTCCAGAAGCAGGTGAGGGAGCAGGAAGCAGCTTCCCGGGCCCTGGCCAATGAGCTGAAGCGCCTCCGTGAGGCGCGTGAGGAGCGTGATAAGGCGGTAGTGCATCGAAGCGCATGGTTCACCCTGAAGCAGGTGATGGACGAGCGAGATATGTTGCGTGGGCGACTGCTCCAGCTTGAGAGAGCGGCCCAGCTAGCACCTGTGGCACATGAAATGCTGCCTGGGCCTGGAGCTGAGCAGCTTGGGGCTACAGCATGGCCCATGACTGTACCGGAGCAAGGCAAGATGGTGGCTGTGGGAGCACAGGGTATGCCACATTCAGAGAGTCAGATGGCAGCCCCAGCAGCTGTGGTTTATGTCCCCGGACCTCAGAGCTCCTTTGCCCAGGAAGTGCAACCCCTTCCACCAATGATGGTGCCACATCCATTCCCATGCCATGAGTCATTCCCACCGGGATACCCATATATGACACCTTTACCACCTTTAGCAGTTATGGAAGGGGGAGCAGTCACGGCAGCAGCAGTGCCAGTAGCAGTCACACCCCAGGTGCCTCCTCTGGGGATATACCCACTTGGTCAGTGGGCTGCAGTGGGGGCCCAGGAAGAGATGGCCCCACCATGTGACCCGAGTTTCTATGCCCAGGAGGAATATTCTGAGAACATCCAGGGGGGAAGTGCACAGGAGGCCTGCAGAAGCCACAACCAAGAGAAAGGTGCTGTGTGTGCCCAGGGGATGTCCTCCCTGCAGGACAGCAGAAGCCACAGCCGAGAGGAAGGTGCTGTGTGTCCCCAGGGGATGTCCTCTGTGGGGGAAAGCAGAAGCCACAGCCGAGAGGAAGGTGCTGTGTGTCCCCAGGGGATGTCCTCTGTGGGGGAAAGCAGAAGCCACAGCCGAGAGGAAGGTGCTGTGTGTCCCCAGGGGATGTCCTCTGTGGGGGAAAGCAGAAGCCACAGCCAAGAGGAAGGTGCTGTGTGTCCCCAGGGGATGTCCTCCCTGTGGGACAGCAGAAGCCAGAGCCGAGAGGAAGGTGCTGTGTGTCCCCAGGGGATGGCCTCTGTGGGGGAAAGCAGAAGCCACAGCCAAGAGGAAGGTGCTGTGTGTCCCCAGGGGATGTCCTTCCTGCGGGACAGCAGAAGCCACAGCCAAGAGGAAGGTGCTGTGTGTCCCCAGGGGATGTCCTCCCTGCGGGACAGCAGAAGCCAGAGCCGAGAGGAAGGTGCTGTGTGTCCCCAGGGGATGTCCTTCCTGCGGGAGAGCAGAAGCCACAGCCGAGAAGAAGGTGCTGTGTGTCCCCAGGGGATGTCCTCTGTGGGGGAAAGCAGAAGCCACAGCCAAGAGGAAGGTGCTGTGCGTCCCCAGGGGATGTCCTTCCTGTGGGACAGCAGAAGCCAGAGCCGAGAGGAAAGTGCTGTGTGTCCCCAGGGGATGTCCTTCCTGTGGGACAGCAGAAGCCAGAGCCGAGAGGAAGGTGCTGTGTGTCCCCAGGGGATGTCCTCCCTGCAGGACAGCAGAAGCCAGAGCCGAGAGGAAGGTGCTGTGTATCCCCAGGGGATGTCCTTCCTGCGGGACAGCAGAAGCCACAGCCAAGAGGAAGGTGCTGTGCGTCCCCAGGAGATGTCCTCCCTGTGGGAAAGCAGAAGCCACAGCCAAGAGGAAGGTGCTGTGTGTCCCCAGGGGATGTCCTCCCTGCGGGAAAGCAGAAGTCACAGCCAAGAGGAAGGTGCTGTGCGTCCCCAGGGGATGTCTTCCCTGTGGGGCAGCAGAAGCCACAGCCGAGAGGAAGGTGCTGTGTGTCCCCAGGGGATGTCCTTCCTGCGGGGCAGCAGAAGCCACAGCCAAGAGGAAGGTGCTGTGCGTCCCCAGGAGATGTCCTCCCTGCTGGAAAGCAGAAGCCACAGCCAAGAGGAAGGTGCTGTGTGTCCCCAGGGGATGTCCTCCCTGCGGGAAAGCAGAAGCCACAGCCAAGAGGAAGGTGCTGTGTGTCCCCAGGGGATGTCTTCCCTGTGGGACAGCAGAAGCCACAGCCGAGAGGAAGGTGCTGTGTGTCCCCAGGGGATGTCCTTCCTGCGGGACAGCAGAAGCTACAGCCAAGAGGAAGGTGCTGTGCGTCCCCAGGAGATGTCCTCCCTGCGGGGCAGCAGAAGCCACAGCCAAGAGGAAGGTGCTGTGTGTCCCCAGGGGATGTCCTCCCTGCGGGAAAGCAGAAGCCACAGCCAAGAGGAAGGTGCTGTATGTCCCCAGGGGATGTCCTTCCTGCGGGACAGCAGAAGCCACAGCCAAGAGGAAGGTGCTGTGCGTCCCCAGGAGATGTCCTCCCTGTGGGGCAGCAGAAGCCACAGCCGAGAGGAAGGTGCTTTGCGTCCCCAGGAGATGTCCTCCCTGTGGGGCAGCAGAAGCCACAGCCGAGAGGAAGGTGCTGTGCGTCCCCAGGAGATGTCCTCCCTGCGGGAAAGCAGAAGCCACAGCCAAGAGGAAGGTGCTGTGTGTCCCCAGGGGATGTCCTCCCTGCGGGAAAGCAGAAGCCACAGCCGAGAAGAAGATGCTGTGCGTCCCCAGGAGATGTCCTCCCTGCGGGAAAGCAGAAGCCACAGCCGAGAGGAAGGTGCTGTCTGTCCCCAGGGGATGTCCTCCCTTGGGGACAGCAGAAGCCACAGCCGAGAGAAAGGTGCTGTGTGTCCCCAGGGGACAGTGCCCCAGGGAGACAGCAGGAGCCACAGCCAAGAAGAAGGCCCTGTTTGTCCCCAGGGGACAGTGCCCCATGGAGACAGCAGGAGCCACAGCCAGAAGGAATGTCCAGTGATGCCCCAGGAGAAGTGCTCCATGAGCAGCAGCAAGTTCCCCAAGCAAGAAGGTCCAGAGAAGCCCCAGGGGACATGTCCCCTGTGGTACAGCAAAAGTTATACTGTGAAAAAAAGCTCCAGGAAACAGGAGCAAAAGGCGAAGCAACCAAAAGAGAAGAATTCCTCAGATACCCAGCATCAGCAGAAGCCTACTATACCTCCCAATCAAAATTGTTGGGAGTGCCTGCGCTGTAAAGCAGTGAATTTTCCATGGCGCAAGTCCTGCTATAAATGCAAGAATGTCTGCAGGGCATTTGAGAGTGGAGGCCTGGATCCAGGAGAAGCTCACTGA